A stretch of [Clostridium] innocuum DNA encodes these proteins:
- a CDS encoding type IV secretory system conjugative DNA transfer family protein → MIRKLMISLLGIALARILFILAAINLTNMLVFDRLEPSFDLSLLDQIPQTRAVIDILTVLIAVFILLGMFSKSTKKKLDDDKKNFTHLSSIHEAKRSLTRVQFHEADKGKSTKEDIRWVLNETSFLTKADRILNYPKLPYNALLTFFRIDDWHKLNTVRHWEIDGKPVTQRAGLPIYMPRFRKQTIFVDANDNHSILIGTTNSGKTFSVILQMIELVCMSGECAVINDPKGELYEYTAKQFEEAGYEIIKLNLVNAKASDAWAPLELAWDTWKKAYMDHQEALKKWKAEETTFTPAEKAEWLARIPEPDYSQAIEFLKDLANSLTYDPNVKDPFWNDSARDCIIGMAAFLMEEAVRNGDMTDGIINFKAIKLGLNYADVKLTKEQQKALQVRSDNILGAVLEKSRRLDDTSHMYLMDYCNAPEQTRQSIKKVLATKIDILTMNEQIMRMTSYSDFDMKALGQKKMVIYLIVHDEKKTYYPLVTIFLKQLYEVIINEARGNKGRLPIPVNVILDEFGNCPPLKDIQSMLTASRSRGVRFSLVVQDLSQLGEVYGDKVATTIQNNCSNTVYILGSQMDTLKRFSEMCGSRQIWLPSKSWYETRPVISIDRLQKLNLGEVVIHRQRKSPFIARMIPYDRCKFYRGKNMDPNEERSPKPAVRWIDMKALLSNYGDVF, encoded by the coding sequence ATGATACGAAAACTCATGATCTCTCTGCTCGGAATAGCTCTCGCAAGGATACTCTTCATCCTTGCGGCCATCAACCTGACCAATATGCTCGTATTCGACAGACTGGAGCCATCCTTCGATCTCAGTCTACTGGATCAGATCCCGCAGACAAGGGCGGTCATCGATATACTGACGGTACTCATCGCAGTCTTCATCCTTCTGGGGATGTTTTCGAAAAGTACCAAGAAGAAGCTGGACGATGACAAGAAGAATTTTACACATCTCTCCTCTATCCATGAAGCGAAGCGCAGTCTGACCAGAGTGCAATTTCATGAAGCAGATAAAGGAAAGTCAACCAAAGAAGATATACGATGGGTATTGAACGAAACATCCTTTCTGACGAAAGCCGATCGTATCCTGAACTATCCGAAGCTTCCTTATAATGCACTCCTGACATTCTTCCGGATCGATGACTGGCACAAGCTCAATACCGTAAGACATTGGGAGATAGATGGTAAGCCTGTCACACAGCGTGCCGGCCTCCCCATCTATATGCCGAGATTCCGGAAACAGACGATCTTCGTCGATGCAAACGACAATCATTCTATTCTGATCGGTACGACGAATTCCGGTAAGACCTTCTCTGTCATCCTGCAGATGATCGAGCTCGTCTGTATGTCCGGTGAATGTGCCGTCATCAACGATCCCAAAGGAGAGCTCTACGAATATACGGCAAAGCAATTCGAAGAGGCCGGGTATGAGATCATCAAGCTGAATCTCGTCAATGCGAAGGCTTCCGATGCCTGGGCTCCCTTAGAACTGGCATGGGATACATGGAAGAAGGCCTATATGGATCATCAGGAGGCACTGAAGAAATGGAAAGCAGAAGAGACTACCTTCACACCTGCCGAGAAAGCAGAGTGGCTGGCCAGGATACCGGAGCCTGACTACTCTCAGGCGATCGAATTCCTCAAGGATCTTGCAAACAGTCTCACCTATGATCCGAATGTCAAGGATCCGTTCTGGAACGATTCCGCAAGGGACTGCATCATCGGGATGGCTGCTTTCCTGATGGAGGAAGCCGTCCGGAACGGAGATATGACAGATGGGATCATCAACTTCAAAGCGATCAAGCTGGGATTGAACTATGCAGATGTGAAGCTCACGAAGGAACAACAGAAGGCACTGCAGGTGCGCTCCGACAACATCCTGGGCGCAGTGTTGGAAAAATCAAGAAGGCTGGACGATACCAGTCATATGTATCTGATGGATTATTGTAATGCGCCGGAACAGACGCGGCAGAGCATCAAGAAGGTCCTTGCGACGAAGATCGATATCCTGACGATGAACGAACAGATCATGCGGATGACCTCCTATTCTGATTTCGATATGAAGGCTCTCGGACAGAAGAAGATGGTGATCTATCTGATCGTGCATGATGAGAAGAAGACCTACTATCCACTCGTCACGATCTTCCTAAAGCAGCTCTATGAGGTGATCATCAACGAAGCCAGAGGGAATAAAGGAAGACTCCCCATCCCTGTGAATGTCATATTGGATGAATTCGGTAACTGTCCTCCATTAAAGGATATCCAGAGCATGCTGACCGCATCCCGTTCCCGCGGTGTACGTTTCTCACTGGTCGTACAGGATCTCTCTCAGCTAGGAGAAGTCTATGGAGACAAAGTAGCGACGACGATCCAGAACAACTGCTCCAATACCGTGTATATCTTAGGCTCTCAAATGGATACACTGAAAAGGTTCAGTGAGATGTGTGGTTCCAGACAGATATGGCTGCCATCGAAAAGCTGGTATGAGACGCGTCCTGTCATAAGCATCGATCGTCTACAAAAATTGAATCTTGGTGAAGTCGTCATCCACAGACAGAGGAAATCCCCTTTCATCGCAAGGATGATCCCTTATGACAGATGTAAGTTCTATAGAGGCAAGAATATGGATCCAAACGAAGAGAGATCACCAAAGCCGGCTGTCAGATGGATCGATATGAAGGCTCTATTATCGAATTATGGAGATGTTTTCTAA
- a CDS encoding DUF3991 domain-containing protein — protein MKEIINISIPKSRFKQKIKQANGTKYSHRVILPKEAGAYKYHVLLISEDFVQEDIDNIDNNVLHFYADREIQLSQHHRTPNGEDVYEKIRVMPKELYKSFYGEYKDNSRKRFTNEEVEYLKKNISVMDFLQDRAGFSFQRQGQHYYRCDQHSSLVIDTRNNAMFWNTEHINGSALEYLRKAEGKTFPEAMNILIEYHNGLAPDKKQYIAPKYEQIEFKLPDSQQNISKIYEYLCDKRKIDRDLIKRFVDDGKIYLDAKGNCVFACENYKGKVDSAFVRSTYSGFRGDVGGGNKFTGFFIEMDPKATKLVLTEAYIDGLSYITAKKQAGEKIDFNVLACDSCNVMNETFRVNYLTRPVLNQNIDTVILASDNDKAGRAAAEEFKAFVRPFHRIQNVIDDLPSLGSDWNKDLQKIYENPEAVPEKAIMLK, from the coding sequence ATGAAAGAAATCATCAACATCAGTATTCCAAAATCACGCTTCAAACAGAAGATCAAACAGGCGAATGGTACGAAGTACAGCCATCGCGTCATCCTTCCGAAGGAAGCAGGAGCTTATAAATATCATGTACTATTGATCAGTGAGGACTTCGTACAAGAGGATATCGACAATATAGACAACAACGTCCTGCATTTTTATGCAGATCGAGAGATCCAGCTGTCGCAGCATCATCGGACGCCGAACGGAGAGGATGTCTATGAGAAGATCAGAGTCATGCCGAAGGAATTGTACAAAAGCTTCTATGGAGAATACAAAGACAACAGCAGGAAGAGATTCACGAATGAAGAAGTAGAATATCTGAAGAAGAACATATCCGTGATGGATTTCCTACAGGATCGTGCAGGCTTCAGCTTCCAAAGACAGGGACAACATTATTATCGCTGTGATCAGCATAGTTCTCTCGTCATCGATACGAGGAACAACGCTATGTTCTGGAACACCGAGCATATCAATGGATCCGCATTGGAATATTTGAGAAAGGCAGAAGGCAAGACGTTTCCAGAGGCGATGAATATCCTGATCGAATATCATAACGGACTTGCGCCTGACAAGAAGCAGTATATCGCACCGAAATATGAGCAGATAGAATTCAAGCTTCCGGATTCACAACAGAATATCTCGAAGATCTATGAGTATCTATGTGACAAGCGAAAGATCGACCGTGACCTCATCAAGCGATTCGTCGATGACGGTAAGATCTATCTGGATGCAAAAGGAAATTGCGTCTTCGCATGTGAGAACTACAAAGGAAAGGTAGATTCCGCCTTCGTACGTTCGACCTATTCAGGCTTTCGGGGAGATGTCGGTGGAGGAAATAAGTTTACCGGATTCTTCATCGAAATGGATCCAAAGGCTACGAAGCTTGTCCTGACAGAAGCCTATATCGATGGGTTGTCTTATATCACGGCCAAGAAGCAAGCCGGTGAGAAGATAGACTTCAATGTGCTCGCATGCGACAGCTGTAATGTCATGAATGAGACGTTCCGCGTAAATTATCTTACCCGACCTGTCTTGAATCAGAATATCGATACTGTCATACTTGCATCGGATAACGATAAAGCAGGCAGAGCTGCTGCGGAAGAGTTCAAAGCATTCGTCCGACCATTTCATAGGATACAGAATGTCATCGATGATCTTCCATCCCTTGGTTCTGACTGGAATAAGGACCTGCAGAAGATATATGAGAACCCGGAAGCAGTTCCGGAAAAAGCAATCATGTTGAAATAG
- the mscL gene encoding large conductance mechanosensitive channel protein MscL, with protein sequence MIDLAVDVIIGGAFTAIVTSLVNDIVMPAIGILFGGIDFTSLRYVITPASGDMAEAAIYYGRFIQNIINFLLIALVIFTIIRIINKFCRKKEESIPEPAAVEPSEEAVLLREIRDLISRNEKWHSIK encoded by the coding sequence ATGATTGATTTAGCAGTCGATGTTATCATTGGAGGGGCTTTTACTGCAATCGTGACCTCTCTTGTGAATGACATCGTCATGCCTGCTATCGGCATCCTGTTTGGAGGAATCGATTTTACAAGTTTGCGCTATGTTATCACTCCGGCATCAGGAGATATGGCGGAAGCAGCCATTTATTACGGAAGATTCATCCAGAATATCATCAATTTTCTGCTGATTGCACTGGTGATTTTTACGATCATCCGGATCATCAACAAATTCTGCCGAAAGAAAGAAGAGAGCATTCCAGAACCGGCAGCTGTTGAGCCGTCTGAGGAAGCAGTTCTTTTAAGAGAAATACGCGACCTGATATCGAGAAATGAGAAATGGCATTCTATAAAATAA